The following coding sequences are from one Candidatus Nitrohelix vancouverensis window:
- a CDS encoding citrate synthase, translating into MNETAQLVYQGKTYELPVIEGSMGEKAIDITQLRNETGLITFDPGFMSTGSCRSSISFLEGDKGILLYRGYPIEDLAEKSNFIETAYLIIYGELPTKDQLETFQYHITHHSMVHESIKNFYDGFPNNPHPMAVCSAVVGSLATFYQNELSVRNEREIEITIHRLLAKLPTIAAYSYKKSIGQALPYPDNQLDYASNFLKMMFGTPCAPYEPDSIAAKALDTLLLIHADHEQNCSTSAVRLVGSSMCNLFASVSAGIYALWGPLHGGANQAVMEMLQQIHEDGGDVRKFINKAKSPDDPFRLMGFGHRVYKNFDPRSRVIKKMAHQLIEPLGDKEPLLGIALELERIALEEDYFVEKKLYPNVDFYSGLIYKALGIPVNMFPVMFAMGRLPGWIAQWKELQEDENFKIGRPRQIYDGSEKRQYIPLEKRSS; encoded by the coding sequence ATGAATGAAACCGCTCAATTAGTTTATCAGGGGAAAACCTACGAACTGCCTGTGATCGAAGGTTCCATGGGCGAAAAGGCAATCGACATCACCCAGTTAAGGAATGAAACCGGTTTGATCACTTTCGACCCCGGATTCATGAGCACCGGCTCCTGCAGAAGCTCTATATCCTTCCTCGAAGGAGATAAAGGCATCTTGTTGTACCGCGGCTACCCCATCGAAGATCTTGCCGAGAAAAGTAATTTTATCGAAACCGCTTATCTAATCATTTACGGCGAGCTTCCAACGAAGGATCAGTTGGAGACTTTTCAATATCACATCACCCATCATTCGATGGTGCATGAATCCATAAAAAACTTTTACGACGGTTTCCCCAACAACCCGCACCCTATGGCCGTGTGTTCTGCTGTGGTCGGTTCGCTCGCAACGTTTTACCAGAACGAATTGAGCGTGCGCAATGAGCGGGAAATCGAAATCACCATTCATCGCCTGCTGGCAAAGTTACCAACCATCGCCGCATACAGTTACAAGAAGTCAATCGGTCAGGCCCTGCCCTACCCGGACAACCAACTCGACTATGCCAGCAACTTTTTAAAAATGATGTTTGGAACCCCTTGCGCGCCCTACGAGCCAGACTCCATTGCGGCCAAGGCTCTGGATACACTTTTACTAATTCATGCAGATCATGAACAGAACTGCTCGACCAGCGCCGTGCGACTCGTTGGCAGTTCGATGTGCAATTTGTTTGCATCCGTCTCAGCCGGCATCTACGCATTGTGGGGGCCGCTTCATGGCGGAGCCAATCAGGCCGTCATGGAAATGTTGCAACAGATTCACGAAGACGGCGGCGATGTGCGGAAATTTATCAACAAGGCAAAATCCCCGGACGATCCATTCCGCCTGATGGGATTTGGCCACCGGGTTTACAAGAATTTTGACCCGCGCTCGCGCGTGATCAAGAAAATGGCGCACCAACTCATCGAACCTTTGGGCGACAAAGAACCACTGCTTGGAATCGCTCTGGAGCTGGAACGCATCGCTCTGGAAGAAGATTACTTTGTCGAAAAGAAACTCTACCCCAACGTTGACTTTTATTCTGGATTGATTTACAAGGCGCTGGGAATTCCGGTCAATATGTTTCCGGTGATGTTTGCAATGGGACGCTTGCCCGGATGGATCGCGCAGTGGAAAGAACTACAGGAGGATGAAAATTTCAAGATCGGCCGACCTCGCCAAATCTACGACGGAAGCGAAAAAAGACAATACATCCCGCTGGAGAAGCGTTCAAGCTGA
- a CDS encoding dicarboxylate/amino acid:cation symporter, protein MKSNQLLLYMMLAGIALGIFCGWSFGHRMEAVAWIGEMFLDVLKMLVIPLIVSSMIVGISGLGDIRKVGKTGVLALIYFSTTTAIAVLIGIIMVNIFQPGVGVELASEIPDKVAGKEVVGITDVLKSFVSPNLVESMANMDILPIIIFSLIFGGTLTTLGEKGVPVIAFFEGVNEAIMKMVHLIMYVSPIGVFALIASKLGAAGGGDLFVAEIMKIGKYAATVITALLVHALIVLPLILVLVTKRSPLVYFRNISEALTTAFSTASSSATLPVTMECVVNSNGVRKKSAQFVLPLGATINMDGTALYESVAAIFIAQMVGIELGMGQQMIIFLTATLAAIGAAGIPEAGLVTMVMVLQSVGLPLEGIGMLLSIDWFLDRCRTTINVWGDSIGAAVVDQLELKYVEKGGES, encoded by the coding sequence ATGAAATCGAATCAACTTTTGCTTTACATGATGTTGGCAGGCATTGCGCTCGGAATATTCTGCGGTTGGAGTTTTGGTCATCGCATGGAAGCCGTCGCATGGATCGGTGAAATGTTTCTCGACGTCTTGAAAATGCTGGTCATTCCTCTGATCGTTTCTTCAATGATTGTTGGCATCTCCGGGCTTGGCGATATTCGCAAAGTCGGGAAGACTGGTGTGCTGGCCTTGATCTATTTCAGCACGACGACGGCGATTGCCGTGCTGATCGGGATCATCATGGTAAATATCTTCCAGCCTGGGGTGGGCGTTGAGTTGGCCTCGGAAATCCCTGATAAAGTCGCGGGCAAAGAGGTGGTGGGGATTACGGATGTATTGAAAAGTTTTGTGTCGCCCAATCTGGTCGAATCCATGGCGAACATGGATATCTTGCCTATCATCATCTTCTCCCTTATTTTCGGCGGGACCTTGACGACTTTAGGAGAGAAGGGCGTTCCGGTGATCGCTTTTTTTGAAGGCGTCAATGAAGCGATTATGAAGATGGTGCATTTAATCATGTACGTCTCGCCAATAGGCGTGTTTGCATTGATTGCTTCCAAACTGGGGGCGGCGGGCGGAGGCGACTTGTTCGTGGCAGAAATTATGAAGATTGGCAAGTACGCGGCGACGGTCATCACCGCTTTACTGGTTCATGCTCTTATCGTTTTGCCATTGATTCTTGTACTAGTTACCAAAAGGAGTCCTCTGGTCTATTTTCGGAACATCAGCGAGGCTTTGACGACGGCATTTTCCACGGCGAGTAGTTCTGCGACCTTGCCGGTGACGATGGAGTGCGTTGTGAACTCCAATGGGGTCCGTAAAAAATCAGCACAGTTTGTACTCCCCCTTGGCGCGACGATCAATATGGATGGAACGGCTCTTTACGAATCGGTGGCCGCGATTTTCATAGCTCAGATGGTTGGAATTGAGTTGGGTATGGGGCAACAAATGATTATTTTTCTAACAGCGACCCTGGCGGCGATTGGCGCGGCGGGGATCCCGGAGGCGGGTCTCGTTACCATGGTTATGGTATTACAGTCGGTCGGCCTTCCCTTGGAGGGGATCGGCATGCTTTTGTCAATCGACTGGTTTTTGGATCGTTGCCGTACCACGATCAATGTCTGGGGCGATTCGATTGGCGCGGCGGTCGTCGATCAGCTGGAATTGAAATATGTTGAGAAAGGAGGCGAGTCTTGA
- a CDS encoding tetratricopeptide repeat protein, translating into MTIRACLWALSFVIFGSLQGCGNGNEIESAVPSSAEGWLEKSAQDQGIGAFEEAILALDQALILKPGWDEAHFRKAKVYQEWSKNREAMRSFKQALEISPGHVEALSGLAVVLSALKLNEEAIEAYKRIARIQPENASIHFKIALENWYIQNLPETVEHYKKAIEIDPEYLQAHLNLASVYEKMENWQEAIREVEIATQLAQQKGDMREVAIAKKKLPFLIAREHLTKEELALKSHPSFNK; encoded by the coding sequence ATGACTATCAGGGCTTGTTTGTGGGCGCTGTCGTTCGTTATATTCGGTTCGCTTCAGGGCTGTGGTAATGGTAATGAGATTGAGAGCGCTGTTCCGTCCAGCGCTGAAGGCTGGCTTGAAAAATCGGCACAGGATCAAGGCATCGGAGCGTTTGAAGAGGCGATCCTTGCGCTGGATCAGGCCCTGATACTGAAACCCGGTTGGGATGAGGCTCATTTTCGCAAAGCCAAGGTTTATCAGGAATGGTCGAAGAATCGCGAAGCCATGCGCTCTTTCAAACAGGCTCTGGAGATCAGCCCGGGGCATGTCGAGGCATTGAGCGGCCTGGCGGTTGTTTTGTCCGCGCTCAAGTTGAATGAAGAGGCGATTGAAGCCTATAAGAGGATAGCGCGGATACAACCTGAAAATGCATCGATCCATTTCAAGATCGCTCTGGAAAACTGGTACATCCAGAATTTACCGGAAACGGTCGAGCATTATAAAAAGGCTATCGAAATTGATCCCGAATATTTACAGGCCCATCTCAACCTCGCGAGCGTTTATGAAAAGATGGAAAACTGGCAGGAGGCGATTCGCGAAGTTGAAATTGCAACGCAGTTAGCGCAACAGAAGGGCGATATGAGGGAAGTCGCTATTGCAAAAAAGAAATTGCCGTTTCTGATCGCCAGAGAACATTTGACTAAGGAAGAATTGGCCTTGAAGTCCCATCCATCGTTCAACAAGTGA
- a CDS encoding DUF3108 domain-containing protein, which produces MNKLSVRKFTPLFLLLHFFIGTTALADPLLTAPTDPKPPLRIGEYDGYQASGDIRRFKNEQLLIDISFLWFENAATARVELRENEDGSFTASLEAETKGFVGFFTAYRRHFYQAQFNVVDNGKRFRSRKFVRQVTIGGSVEKTVNFLDYNSRLNKWYKMSDDEVIEKGSREIPEGVQFDDILAAFYNFRNNAYGEIRKDSDYVINTIPEKNTAQFKVHIMNAEEEAALRKLQQRPLQDELALKVIIPPEIFKTTHGELTFWSSKHLIPVETTVEDYILLGDLHAVLKERKILQPVKSLQRQRD; this is translated from the coding sequence TTGAATAAACTGTCCGTCCGTAAATTCACTCCACTCTTCCTTCTTTTGCACTTCTTTATTGGGACAACAGCGCTCGCGGATCCTCTTTTAACGGCGCCGACGGACCCAAAACCTCCGCTTCGGATCGGCGAATATGATGGCTACCAGGCCAGCGGAGATATCCGCCGATTTAAAAACGAACAATTGTTGATTGATATCAGCTTTCTCTGGTTTGAAAACGCCGCCACCGCGCGCGTCGAACTACGAGAAAATGAAGACGGTTCTTTCACTGCCAGTCTGGAAGCCGAGACCAAAGGTTTCGTTGGTTTTTTCACAGCCTATCGGAGGCATTTTTACCAGGCTCAGTTCAACGTTGTTGATAATGGAAAACGATTTCGATCCAGAAAATTTGTTCGCCAGGTCACCATAGGCGGCTCTGTGGAGAAAACCGTGAATTTTCTGGACTACAATTCCCGCCTCAACAAATGGTACAAAATGTCGGATGACGAGGTGATCGAAAAAGGCTCGCGGGAAATCCCCGAAGGAGTTCAATTCGACGACATTCTCGCCGCATTTTACAATTTCAGAAATAACGCTTACGGAGAAATCCGCAAGGATTCAGACTACGTCATCAACACGATTCCAGAAAAAAATACGGCGCAATTCAAAGTCCATATCATGAATGCAGAAGAAGAAGCCGCCTTAAGGAAGCTACAGCAACGCCCTTTACAAGATGAACTGGCCCTCAAAGTCATCATCCCACCGGAAATTTTCAAGACCACGCATGGCGAGTTGACTTTTTGGAGTTCAAAGCATCTCATTCCAGTGGAGACAACCGTAGAAGATTATATTTTGCTCGGAGACCTGCATGCGGTTCTTAAAGAAAGAAAAATTCTTCAGCCCGTAAAATCCCTGCAAAGGCAACGCGACTGA
- a CDS encoding PAS domain-containing protein produces MKIVESKDIEKPVIPTLSGALVLLGIIFGMDLSLELGIASGIPYTAIILIGVWLPGKRYIVLLAILASLLTIAGYYLSPATNESWKPLMNRGLILFSIWVVALLCLKIKAIENALFEFQNSLRKVINDRTEGLKKANDLLKKEIYLHQQSENENFKLIQAVEKNPNAILITDQYAQIEYANPQFYRRTGYTEDEIIGEKPRILQTEGTSKAEYKIMWDHTPSSKEWKGEIRGDKKNERSFWSTAQVFPINDEDGKLKNFIAIEENVSH; encoded by the coding sequence GTGAAAATCGTTGAATCAAAAGATATCGAAAAGCCTGTCATTCCTACCTTGTCTGGGGCGCTGGTATTGCTCGGGATAATTTTTGGAATGGACCTATCGCTTGAACTCGGTATTGCCAGCGGCATCCCCTACACAGCAATCATCCTCATAGGAGTCTGGCTTCCTGGAAAACGATATATCGTTTTGCTCGCGATTCTGGCCAGCCTGCTCACAATTGCAGGATACTATCTATCTCCTGCAACGAACGAATCCTGGAAACCGCTCATGAATCGCGGCTTGATTCTGTTTTCGATCTGGGTCGTAGCCCTGCTGTGTCTCAAAATAAAAGCAATAGAGAACGCTCTCTTTGAATTCCAAAATTCACTGAGGAAAGTGATCAACGACCGCACCGAGGGGCTCAAAAAAGCCAATGACCTGCTAAAGAAAGAAATCTATCTGCATCAACAATCTGAGAACGAAAACTTCAAACTCATCCAGGCCGTAGAAAAAAATCCCAACGCCATCCTCATCACAGATCAATACGCGCAAATCGAATATGCAAATCCACAATTCTACCGGCGCACCGGTTATACAGAGGATGAAATCATAGGAGAAAAGCCGCGTATTTTACAAACCGAAGGGACCAGCAAAGCGGAGTATAAAATCATGTGGGATCACACGCCGTCTTCTAAAGAATGGAAGGGAGAGATTCGCGGCGACAAAAAAAATGAAAGGTCATTTTGGTCGACCGCCCAGGTATTCCCCATCAACGATGAAGACGGCAAACTAAAAAACTTCATCGCGATTGAAGAAAACGTCTCTCATTAG
- a CDS encoding sulfite exporter TauE/SafE family protein, producing the protein MIIVALGGALVGILSSGTGMGGGFLVVPLLIFLGKDVKLAVGTSFIFIFFAAASALAAHHRLGNLEWKTGLALAVGGLVGAQIGPALLEQVPDAMFKRVFAFILVGVGVWMLFSAKNNGA; encoded by the coding sequence TTGATCATCGTGGCATTGGGGGGAGCGTTGGTTGGTATATTGTCTTCAGGCACGGGAATGGGGGGAGGATTTCTGGTGGTGCCCTTGCTGATTTTTTTGGGAAAGGATGTGAAGCTGGCGGTGGGCACGTCGTTTATTTTTATATTTTTTGCCGCCGCGTCCGCGCTTGCGGCTCATCATAGGTTGGGGAATCTGGAATGGAAGACAGGACTGGCTCTGGCTGTTGGAGGGCTTGTAGGCGCCCAGATCGGGCCTGCTTTACTGGAACAGGTGCCCGACGCCATGTTCAAACGGGTTTTCGCGTTTATTCTGGTGGGAGTCGGGGTGTGGATGTTGTTTTCAGCAAAAAATAACGGCGCTTGA
- a CDS encoding ATP-dependent Clp protease adaptor ClpS produces the protein MSTETLPYLPGTDDDQDERTRLSYLPMYRVIMWNDNVTTMEFVIRVLINLFAKDFDTAEGLMYEIHVNGSAHVVTLPLEQAEFKVEQVHSAAALEQFPFTCTIEPE, from the coding sequence ATGTCTACAGAAACGCTCCCATACCTACCTGGAACAGACGACGATCAAGACGAACGAACGCGATTATCCTACCTGCCGATGTACAGGGTCATCATGTGGAACGATAATGTGACGACGATGGAATTTGTGATTCGCGTTCTCATCAACCTGTTCGCGAAAGATTTCGATACTGCGGAGGGGTTGATGTACGAAATTCACGTTAATGGTTCGGCTCATGTCGTTACGCTCCCTCTGGAACAGGCTGAGTTCAAGGTGGAGCAGGTTCATTCCGCGGCGGCGCTGGAACAGTTTCCGTTTACCTGCACAATCGAACCAGAATAA